The Actinomycetota bacterium DNA segment AGTTTGTCCCTTGCGAAACCCTCACGCGAAGATGGAGAGGTTTACGCATCACCCCTGACGAGCTGCTATTATTATTACTATAAACATCAACTTTAGGTAGATAGTTCTTAGGCACTCAAATCCTTTCTTAAAAAGCGGCCCCTTACGATAGTCGTCGGCGTATTTGGCTTAGATGGGGACACCTTCGATCTCCGCTATCTTGAGGAGTTCGTCTTTCTCCACGATAGCGATGTCGGCGTCGAAGACCGCGGTGAAGCTCTTGACTATCGACAACTTAGCATCGCTCACGGCAATTCGCGTGTCGAGAATCCGCGATAGAGAGGTAGTCCCCTTATCGGCCAGCCCGCAGGGGATGATACCGTCGAAATAGGAAATATCGGTCGAGACGTTGAGGGCGAATCCGTGTTTAGTCACGCCGCGCGTCACGCGCAAGCCGATAGCCGCGAGTTTCTTGTTATTTCGCCACACACCGGGGAGTCCAGGGAGACGCTCCGCGGAAACCCCGAAGTCGGCGGCGGTTCTTATTAACACCCCTTCGAGGCGGGTTAAGTACTCTCGTATCCTGGAGATGCCGCCGATTTTGACTATCGGATAGCCTACCAACTGACCCGGTCCGTGATAAGTCATCTCGCCGCCCCGGTCGACCCGAAAGAACTCGACGCCGCGGCGCTTTAGGTCGGCCCGGCTCAGCAGCAGTTGCGTTGGGTCGGCGCGTCTTCCCGCTGTATAGGTATGGCCGTGCTCGACAAGGAGCAGAGTATCGGGAATCCGTTCCGCACGGCGCAGCTCGACCAGGCGTGCCTGCAGCTCAAGCGCTTTAGAGTAATCGTATCGATTGATATCGGCGACTAAACAGTCCATTCGGGTACCCGCTACTTATTCGAGGAAACTCGCCAGGTCGGGCGTGAAGTCCCACGTCTCGAGGTTATATTTTAACCGGCCCAGGAATTGCGCCGCGACCGCGCCGTCGACTATGCGGTGGTCGTAACTGAGCGGCATGTACACCATGTGGCGTATGGCGATGGCGTCATCGATGACGATTGCGCGCTTCTCTATCGCCTCAAGGCTCAAGATGGCGACGTTCGGCTGGTTGATGATGGGAGTCTGTATTATCGAGCCGAACGAGCCGGGGTTGGTGATTGTAAAGGTAGAGCCGGTGACCTCGTCGATCGAGAGTTTGCCCGCGCGGGCCTTATCGGCCAATTCATATATCTCGCGGGCGAGCCCGGTCAAGCTCATGTTCTCGGCGCCCTTTATTACCGGCACGATTAGCCCGTCTTTTACGGCGACGGCGATGCCGAGGTTGACGTAGTCATGAAGGGCCATGCGCCGCTCGTCGATGATGCGCGCGTTGAGCGTCGGGAAGTTGCTGAGCGCGTCGACGGTGGCTTTGGCGACGAAGGCCAGGTAGGTGATGGGGAAGCCTTCGCGGCGCTTAAAGGTCTCTTTGATGCGCTCGCGCTGGGTGTGGACGTTGCCCATGTCTATCTCGATGATGGCCGTGACGTGGGCAGCGGTCTTGCGGCTGCGCACCATGTGCTGGGCGATTTCGCGCCTGAGACGGCTCATGGTCACGACGCGCTCGCCCGGCAGCCCGGCAGCTTCCATGGGAGTCACCTCCGCGGCCGGCGCCGGCGTTTTAACCGCAGGCGCGGCTTCCGGCGCGGGCGCCGGTTCGGTGGGCGCCGTCACCGGGGCGGCGGCCGGTTTTCGGGAAGCTAGGTGTTTCTCGACATCTTTCCTGGTTATTCTATCGTCCGCGCCTGTTCCTTGTACCTGGGCGAGGTCTATATCGTGCTCGGCGGCGAGCGCTCTGACGACGGGGGAGGCGAAACCCGCGGCGGCGGGCACCTCTTTCGCGGCGCTTGGCTGAGCCGGCGCTTTTTCAGCAGGCACCTCGGGGGTTATGCCCGTGTCCGCGGGCGTTTCTTGCGGCGGCGCGCCCGCTTCGTCGATGAGGGCCAGCTCGACGCCGACCTCGACCGTCTCTTCCTCTTGCACCAGTATCTTGGTCACCGTACCGCTGACCGGGGAGGGGATCTCCGTCTCGATTTTCGCGGTCGATATCTCGACTATGTTTTCGTCTTTTTCTACCGTTTCGCCCTCTCTCTTGAGCCATTTCAAAATCGTACCCTCGGTTACGGTCTCGCCGAGGCGCGGCATACTCAAAGGAACAGTCATACAAAACACCCCTAGGTTATTTTAAATTCGCCTACCTTTATCTCCCAACCGGGCGACTAATATGCGGACAGCCTGTCTATCGCCGCAAGGACATCATCGACCTGCGGGATAAAGTAATCCTCGAGCGGCGGGCTAAACGGCACCGGCGCGTCCGGCGCCGAGACCCTTATAATCGGCCCGTCGAGATGCTCGAAGCCCTCCTCGGCGATTATCGCCGCGACCTCGGCCCCGATGCCGAGAGTGCGCGTATCCTCATAGAGCATGACGGCCTTGCTCGTCTTGGCGACCGAGTTGAGAATCGTCGCTTTGTCGATGGGGAAGACGGTGCGAAGGTCGACGACCTCGACCGAGACCCCGCCGGCCCGCGCTTTTTCGGCCGCTTGGAGCGCGGTATGGACCATCGCCCCATAAGTCACAATGGTGAGGTCGCTACCCTCGCGCTGTACTTTTGCGGCACCTATGTGGCATACATAGTCCTCTTCGGGCAGAACCTCCTTAACCCGGCGGTAGAGGTATTTGTGCTCGAAATATAGGACCGGGTTGTCGTCGCGGATAGCCGCTTTGAGAAGCCCTTTCGCGTCGTGCGCCGTTCCCGGTACGATGACCTTTAAGCCCGGCACGTGCGCGAACCATCCTTCGGGGCTTTGGCTGTGGAACGGGCCGGCCCGCAAGCCGCCACCCGATGGGCCCCGTATTACCATAGGGACCGCGTCGCGTGTGCGGTAGTGCATCTTGGCGGCGACGTTGACTATCTGGTCCCAGCCGCACGAGATAAAGTCGGCGTATTGTACCTCCACGACGGGGCGCATCCCCATCAGAGCCGCTCCGATCGCCATACCGATAAAGCCCTGCTCGGCGATGGGCATTTCGATTATGCGCTCGGGCCCGAATTTATCGAGAAACCCCTCGGTGACCTTGAAGGCGCCCCCGTAGTCGCCGATATCCTCGCCGAGCATAAAGACGTTTTCGTCGCGCTCGAGTTCTTCCCACAGCGCCTGCGATATGGCTTCGATATAGCTGGTCTCTTTCGGTTTATTCGCGGTAGACATCGGTAACGGCCTCCCGTCCCTCGGGGTAAGGGCTCTCCTCGGCAAATTTTAAAGCCTCGGCGACCTCTTGGGTCACGCGCCCGGTCATTTCTTTTATGCCGGCCTCATCGAGCAAGCCCTGGTTCGCAAGGTGTTTTTCAAACCGTTCGACGGGGTCTTTTTGCGCCCACTCCTCGATAAGCTCTTTCGACATATATTTCGCGGCGTCATGCCCGGCGTGCCCCCTCATGCGCAAGGTCTTTGCTTCGATAAGGGTCGGGCCGCCGCCGTCTCTGGCCCGCTCGACCGCTTTTTTTACCTCGAGGT contains these protein-coding regions:
- the lipB gene encoding lipoyl(octanoyl) transferase LipB, producing MDCLVADINRYDYSKALELQARLVELRRAERIPDTLLLVEHGHTYTAGRRADPTQLLLSRADLKRRGVEFFRVDRGGEMTYHGPGQLVGYPIVKIGGISRIREYLTRLEGVLIRTAADFGVSAERLPGLPGVWRNNKKLAAIGLRVTRGVTKHGFALNVSTDISYFDGIIPCGLADKGTTSLSRILDTRIAVSDAKLSIVKSFTAVFDADIAIVEKDELLKIAEIEGVPI
- a CDS encoding alpha-ketoacid dehydrogenase subunit beta; this encodes MSTANKPKETSYIEAISQALWEELERDENVFMLGEDIGDYGGAFKVTEGFLDKFGPERIIEMPIAEQGFIGMAIGAALMGMRPVVEVQYADFISCGWDQIVNVAAKMHYRTRDAVPMVIRGPSGGGLRAGPFHSQSPEGWFAHVPGLKVIVPGTAHDAKGLLKAAIRDDNPVLYFEHKYLYRRVKEVLPEEDYVCHIGAAKVQREGSDLTIVTYGAMVHTALQAAEKARAGGVSVEVVDLRTVFPIDKATILNSVAKTSKAVMLYEDTRTLGIGAEVAAIIAEEGFEHLDGPIIRVSAPDAPVPFSPPLEDYFIPQVDDVLAAIDRLSAY
- a CDS encoding 2-oxo acid dehydrogenase subunit E2 gives rise to the protein MTVPLSMPRLGETVTEGTILKWLKREGETVEKDENIVEISTAKIETEIPSPVSGTVTKILVQEEETVEVGVELALIDEAGAPPQETPADTGITPEVPAEKAPAQPSAAKEVPAAAGFASPVVRALAAEHDIDLAQVQGTGADDRITRKDVEKHLASRKPAAAPVTAPTEPAPAPEAAPAVKTPAPAAEVTPMEAAGLPGERVVTMSRLRREIAQHMVRSRKTAAHVTAIIEIDMGNVHTQRERIKETFKRREGFPITYLAFVAKATVDALSNFPTLNARIIDERRMALHDYVNLGIAVAVKDGLIVPVIKGAENMSLTGLAREIYELADKARAGKLSIDEVTGSTFTITNPGSFGSIIQTPIINQPNVAILSLEAIEKRAIVIDDAIAIRHMVYMPLSYDHRIVDGAVAAQFLGRLKYNLETWDFTPDLASFLE